The following coding sequences lie in one Anomaloglossus baeobatrachus isolate aAnoBae1 chromosome 7, aAnoBae1.hap1, whole genome shotgun sequence genomic window:
- the LOC142246066 gene encoding hemoglobin subunit alpha-5-like, whose product MPFSSSEKASISSLAGKIAGNADDIGAEALERLFLSFPQTKTYFSHFDLSHGSKDVRSHGGNIVRAIGNAAQHVDDLDGALSSLSDLHAQKLRVDPGNFRLLSHSIQVTLAAHFPGEFTAVAQAAWDKFLSAVSSVLVSKYR is encoded by the exons ATGCCTTTCTCCAGCTctgaaaaagcctccatctcctccctggcAGGCAAGATTGCCGGCAATGCTGATGATATTGGAGCAGAGGCTCTGGAGAG GCTGTTCTTGAGCTTCCCTCAAACCAAGACCTACTTCAGCCACTTCGACCTGAGCCACGGCTCCAAGGATGTCCGCAGCCATGGAGGAAATATTGTGAGGGCCATTGGCAATGCTGCCCAGCACGTGGATGACCTCGATGGTGCTCTGTCCTCTctcagtgacctccatgcccagaaGCTCAGGGTGGATCCTGGCAACTTCAGA CTGCTGTCCCACTCCATCCAGGTGACTCTTGCTGCCCACTTCCCCGGTGAATTCACCGCCGTCGCTCAGGCTGCCTGGGACAAGTTCCTGTCTGCTGTGTCCTCTGTCCTGGTGTCCAAGTACAGATAA